The genomic segment GAGCGCCCGGGCGCCGAGCGGATTTTTGACGCCGCCCGCCATGTGGCGCGGCAGGTCGGGACGGCGCTTGAGCATCTCGGCCGGCGGCGTCCAGTCGGGCCACTCGCGCTTGTTGGTGATGCGATGGGTGCCGGACCACTCGAAACCCGTCTTGGCCGTGCCGATGCCGTAGCGCAGCGCCTTGCCGGCCCCCAGCACGAAATAGAGGAAGTGCTGGTTGGTATCCACGATGATGGTGCCGGCATGCTCGTTCGAGGAGATGCGCACGACCTGGCGCAGGAAGACCGGATTCATGCGGTAGCGCGACTGGAGCTGCAGGGCGTTGGAGGGCCGCCCGTTGACCAGCGTGATCCCCGGCGGCGGCGCGTAGACCCACGGATATTGCTGGATCTGGCCGGCAAAGGCATCGGCGGTCAGCGCGGCCGTAACGGCCAGCGCACACACGGCGGCGCGGGTGAAACGCAACATGAAAGGGCCCCCAAATCGATAAAATTTGACTCGATTGTGCCTACAATTCGCCAAGGGGCAGTGAAGCAAAGTGGTTTCCCAATCCTTGCCGGGCCATGTCAAAATCGGGTCGCTAAACGCCGATTCTCGACGGACTTATCCCGACCATGACCGACACTACCGATTCTCCCATCCGCTGCTTCTGGGCCTCCGCCGACGACGCGCTCTACCGGCACTATCACGATCGCGAGTGGGGCCGGCCGGTGACCGCCGATGCGCGCCTGTTCGAGAAGATCTGCCTGGAAGGCTTCCAGTCGGGCCTGGCCTGGATCACCGTGCTGCGCAAGCGCGAGCGTTTCCGCGAGGTGTTCCACGGCTTCGATATCGACAAGGTCGCGGCGATGACCGAGGAGGACGTCGAGCGGCTCCTGACCGATACCGGCATCATCCGCCACCGCGGCAAGATCGTCTCGACCATCAACAATGCTCGCCGGGCGCTGGAGCTGCGCAAGGAATTCGGCTCGCTCGCCCACTATTTCTGGCGCTTCGAGCCGCCCGCCGAGGAACTGCCGCCCCCCGGCACCGTGATGGCCCAAACCGAAGCCTCCAAGCGCATGAGCAAGGACCTGCGCAAGCGCGGCTTCAGCTTCGTGGGGCCGACGACGGCCTACGCCTTCATGCAGGCCATGGGCATGGTCAACGACCACGCGCCCGACTGCTTCTGCTATGGCGAGGTCGAGGCCGAGCGCCAGGCCTTCAAGCGCCCCGGCCGCTAGGCCAACCAGACAGAGTGTTGCTTTCGCACAACAATTGGCTCCGGCCGCGACAAGCGGCCGCATCTCCTGTTGGCAGCCCCTCACGAACGCGTTACAAGCGCATCGTCCAAAACGCAGCAAGGAGGCGTCTGATGACTAATCATATGCACTTCGAACATCGCTGCGCGCATGTCGGCATTTCGCTCTCGGCCTACCGAAGCAAATTCACCGCCTGACATCCCCGCTGATCGTTCAGCACCGGACACTTTCCAAGCCTAAAGAGACGACCTGACTGCCTTTGCGGGGACCATTGCGTCCTCGCCGTCACCACCCGTCTCTCATTTTCAACCTGACCAGGAGCCGGTCCGCGTCAATGCGGCCCGGAACACAAATGTCGATTCAAGACGTCAAGGCACGCTCCTTCGTGCCTGCGGTGCCCCGCCGGGCTTCCGCCGACACGAGGGGATTCCTCCAACGGCTCTTCGCCTGGTGGCGGCTACCGCCCGCGGTTCCCGAGCATCTGCGCGAAGATGTGGGGCTGCCCCCCACCGAAAGATCGATCTTCGACTTTCCGCTCATCGATCTCAGCCGCTCCAGCCGTCGCAAGGACGACTGGATGAACTAGGGGCCCAGCCCCCTCCGTCCCGACCAACAAGGAATGAAGACATGACCATTCACCAGCTCAAGCCCAATGCCACCCTCACCCTCCAGGCCCCCTTCGAGGAGACCGCCCGCGGCGGCAGGCTGCTGTCAGCCCTGCTTTCGTGGTGGCGCTACCGGGTGAGGCCGCCCTTAGTCCCCGCGCGCCTGCGCGAGGACCTGGGCCTGCCGCCCGATCCCGACATGAGCGACTATGACGGCGTGCCGATCATCAAGCCGCTCCTGCTCGTGCTCTGGCGCGCCTGAGCCAACGGGCTCCCCGGCTTTTCGGGGAGCCCCACGCTTGCCCAACACCCCCCAATCCGCTACGTACACCCCCGACTTTCCCGGACCTTTTTGACATGACCGACAAATCCAAGCTGATCGTGCCGCGGCTGCCGCGCGGCTTCGAGGATCGCACGCCCGCCGACATCGCGGCGACCGACGCCATGATCGCCAGGATCAAGGCGGTCTATCAGCGCTATGGCTTCGATCCGGTCGAAACGCCTCTTTTCGAATACACCGAGACGCTGGGGAAGTTCCTGCCCGATACGGACCGGCCCAATGCCGGCGTGTTCTCGCTCCAGGACGATGACGAACAATGGATGAGCCTGCGCTACGACCTGACGGCGCCGCTCGCCCGCTATTTCGCCGAAAACTACGACAGGCTGCCCAAGCCGTTCCGCTCGTACCGGGCGGGCTACGTGTTCCGCAACGAGAAGCCCGGCCCCGGCCGCTTCCGCCAGTTCATGCAGTTCGACGCCGACACGGTCGGCGCCGCCGGCGCGGAATCGGATGCCGAGATGTGCATGATGATGGCCGACACCATGGATGCCCTGGGGCTCGCCGGGAAGTATGTGGTCAAGGTCAATAACCGCAAGGTGCTCGACGGCGTGCTGGAGAGCATAGGCCTGGGCAAGGCCGACCCCGACAAGAGCCTTATCGTGCTGCGCGCCATCGACAAGCTCGATCGCCTCGGCCCCGATGGCGTGCGCGCGCTGCTCGGCAAGGGCCGCGAGGACGAGAGCGGCGACTTCACCAAGGGTGCCGGGCTCGACGACGAACAGATTTCGCGCGTCCTTGCCTATACTTCGGCGGAAGGGGAGGGCGATCCGCTCTTTACCGACCTCATCAAGCTGGTTTCCGAGAACGCCACGGGGCTTGCCGGCGTCGAGGAACTGCGCGCCATGGCGGCGCTTTTCGCTTCGGCGGGCTACGGACCCGACCGCATCAAGATCGATCCGTCGGTGGTCCGTGGCCTCGAATACTATACCGGCCCGGTCTTCGAGATCGAATTGACCTTTGCCGTCACCAATGAGAAGGGCCAGAAGGTGGTGTTCGGCTCGGTGGGGGGCGGTGGCCGCTATGACGGGCTGGTGTCGCGCTTCCGCGCGGAGCCGGTTCCGGCGACGGGTTTTTCCATCGGCGTATCGCGCCTGGCCAATGCCCTCAAGCTCACGGGCAACCTGCAGTCCGAGGCCGTGCGCGGCCCGGTGGTGGTGCTGGTGATGGATCGCGACCAGACGGCGCGCTACCAGGCCATGGTTTCCGAACTGCGCAATGCCGGCATCCGCGCCGAAATGTACCTCGGTTCCTCGGGCATGAACGCGCAGATGAAATACGCCAATCGGCGCAACGCCCCGGCCGTGGTCATCGAGGGCTCCAATGAGCGCGCCGAGGGCATGGTCACCATCAAGGACATGGTGGCGGG from the Youhaiella tibetensis genome contains:
- a CDS encoding L,D-transpeptidase; amino-acid sequence: MLRFTRAAVCALAVTAALTADAFAGQIQQYPWVYAPPPGITLVNGRPSNALQLQSRYRMNPVFLRQVVRISSNEHAGTIIVDTNQHFLYFVLGAGKALRYGIGTAKTGFEWSGTHRITNKREWPDWTPPAEMLKRRPDLPRHMAGGVKNPLGARALYIGSTLYRIHGTNEPWTIGGDVSSGCIRMTNDDVMDLFSRVQIGTKVIVL
- the hisS gene encoding histidine--tRNA ligase, with protein sequence MTDKSKLIVPRLPRGFEDRTPADIAATDAMIARIKAVYQRYGFDPVETPLFEYTETLGKFLPDTDRPNAGVFSLQDDDEQWMSLRYDLTAPLARYFAENYDRLPKPFRSYRAGYVFRNEKPGPGRFRQFMQFDADTVGAAGAESDAEMCMMMADTMDALGLAGKYVVKVNNRKVLDGVLESIGLGKADPDKSLIVLRAIDKLDRLGPDGVRALLGKGREDESGDFTKGAGLDDEQISRVLAYTSAEGEGDPLFTDLIKLVSENATGLAGVEELRAMAALFASAGYGPDRIKIDPSVVRGLEYYTGPVFEIELTFAVTNEKGQKVVFGSVGGGGRYDGLVSRFRAEPVPATGFSIGVSRLANALKLTGNLQSEAVRGPVVVLVMDRDQTARYQAMVSELRNAGIRAEMYLGSSGMNAQMKYANRRNAPAVVIEGSNERAEGMVTIKDMVAGAEAAKEFTSNAEMKAARPAQVNVPRAGLVDAIKDMLA
- a CDS encoding DNA-3-methyladenine glycosylase I; translated protein: MTDTTDSPIRCFWASADDALYRHYHDREWGRPVTADARLFEKICLEGFQSGLAWITVLRKRERFREVFHGFDIDKVAAMTEEDVERLLTDTGIIRHRGKIVSTINNARRALELRKEFGSLAHYFWRFEPPAEELPPPGTVMAQTEASKRMSKDLRKRGFSFVGPTTAYAFMQAMGMVNDHAPDCFCYGEVEAERQAFKRPGR